The DNA segment CCATTCCGTCccaagatgtgtgtgtgtgtgtagcgacCTCTCGAACACTACCAGCGGGATGCTGCGAAAGGACACTTTGGCTCGCAAATCAGAGGCTTTTCAAGTGTTGGCCAGGCCAGGCAAAGTGCGAACGCAAACGCAATACCATGACGTGTGAAGTGTCCATTTCTTTTTATGTTCCCGAGATAAATTGGTGCGGGGCGGCAGGCAGGCCTCCACTCCATCGTAGGCCTTTTATCCTGAAAGTGCCAACAACCTGGAGAAAGCGGACTTTTGTTTTCCCCTCAAGTGGTCGCTCACACTCGGCCCGTTTGGTTTTCGATGATGGCTTGGGTTTCTTTCCCCTGGACAAGGCCAAATCGGGACGATAGAAAAGCTGCCCTTACGCCAGACCAAATCACGGGAGGGGAAGAAAACATGACGTTTTCATCTTTTATTTACACGCACAGGCGAGGAACAAAACTATTATGCTTAACGTACGAGCTCGCATCCCGCACAGAGCGGGGGAACACGATAAACGAGGCTTTAATTCACATCGTGGCCGCATGGAGGATAATGCTCGGATTAAAGATTTTGTCATCTTAACGCCACGGAACGGTGAAGTGGGAAAAACCGTATGTATGCTAAAAGAGCAATCGATTTTTGGATCTAAACCAATCGACACAGCCCTCACTTTCGGTTGAGTTTCCTTCCCAAAAtgtaaatcaaatcaaacaattaCAGCAACGGCAGGAACAGGAACAACAACAGGAACCGAAAAAAATCTGCACCCGTGAACACATTGCGTTCTTTCAGCTGCTTCCGGGAGTGCATCCGGTAACGTCTAGCCGTCCTTACACGCCCGGCACACGCTGCTTGATGAGAaattaatgaatattttattgaaaatcaaTTGCAGTATGGAAATCGGGCCTACGGCGAGAGTGGTATGCGAATTAATGGACAAAATAATCGACCCAAGTGGTTGCCGCAAAAGGCACGGGTGGATGCGCGAGTTTTGCGCGTTGGTTACGAATTTTAGGTCAACCTCATCATCGAGAACCCTCCGCTTATCCGAAAGCGGTTGATGAAGCACTGTAACCTCGAGGGCAGACGCAAGTGGCACAACGGATACAGCATCGGGGGAAGCGCGATTTGCATCATCGAACGGGGAAAGTTAATATTTGTCAGCGCATTATGTTAATTTATCGACGAATAATGGAGCGCTAACTGCTGACTTCCGGGATGCGGGCTGGATTTCGTGCAGTTCATTTCTCATCCACACAGCaacaaagagaagaaaaaaaaaacaataataatacacGCAACATAAGGGCACATAATGCACTGGGCGTCGTTATTAAATCGTCCAACTGACAGATACAAATTGACTTGTGCGCCACTGATCGGTGCCATGTTCGGGAAAAGGTTTTGGCGAAAAACAGCTGTTGCTCTACTTCTTGCCATTTCGCCCTAGTGCAATTTGGATGAGGGAGCCGCCCGAGTGTATCTGGCGTTGGGTAGAGGGACTTGCAAAGTTGCAGAAAAGGATAATCTTCTCGCGtggtttattatgtttttgctGCGTATGCAAATTGCGACCAGCGTTCGGTAATTTGTCACTGACGCTGTGCTGTAACAACGTACCATTGCTTGAGGATTATGGTGACGGTTAGCTGTTGATCATTTTTTCATAACTTTCACCCTTCTGTTTTTAATGTTAATGTTGAAAAGTAAGTGAAGCATGTGAGAATCGCAGCTTACACAGTTGACTGCACATGGAAAATCGCTTTAAGGTGCTTTTGCACGATGGTCCTGAAATCGTTGTCGTAAATGCGTCCTCCAAAATTATCCAAAAATTAGAGATTTATCACCTAATAATAGATACAGAAAAACCTAACCATATACAGATATtcctaaaaaaaattaaagtgtaaGAAACTTAGGCTGAACCAGAAGTGCTTTTAAAAAATTATTGAACCATTCATTATTGAAACAGTTACGTAAACATATCTTGTTATCTCTTTTCAATTTGTATCATTAGCTTACGCGGATGACGGAAACGGTTAAGGAATTTAGAAGAAATTCACGCAGCATTGAATTCACTAGACATGACGTATAGTGTCACGTAGAAGACAGAACATGAACAACAATCctcaattgtaaacaaatccCAGGTCCGAAGCGTTGTTGCCGGCGCGTAAGTGATTTTTGGGGCAATCAGAATAGCACAATAATTGCACGAGCAGAGTAGATCAGAGTATAAATCAAGCAACCCATAACGATTAGCATGTCCAGTGCCATTACAGTGGTGAAGAGTGAGACGAGTCCGTTATTCCACGATGGACAATTGTCTATGCTTAGTATCAGGCAGTTGCTAGAGCATCACAAGGAAAATAAGTCCAGGATGTCTTGGAGTCTCATTTGGTTGGTTCGGCTCTTACAAGCAAAACGAGTTTTGCATCGTCTGGATATGAAAAGTGACATGTCAGGTGACATTTGACATGATATTTAGATACAATACGAAGAGCAGAGGTCAAAAATCACAATAATGTTTGTGTAAATGGTGTAGTTTTGTACGCTAATGTAATGTCAATGAATGTTTTATGTCTTTAGTTGTAATTTAAGATGTTTACCGAAAATTTACAGAAAAATCCGAAAATAtttttgagagagagagagagatagagagagagagagagatagagagagagagagagagaaatagagataAAGAGATGGAGAGAACCAACATTTCATTTCAGACATTTAAGCGCCATATTTTGTGCACAAACCGTTTGATGTTAGTAACGCATTCCTTCATACAAAAAGTTGTTTAATCCTCTGTCAACTTGGCACATGCATCAATCCTCCCGAATGCAGCTATTCGTCAACGTCTCATTCATTAATGGCCCCGGTGGCATCTGTCCAAACTTGTTCGATGCCAACTTAAACTACCACACCTCTGGCCAAGGTCACTGCATTCGTTGTTGAAGTGCATCGCTATACGCTAACACACATGTTTTGGCACTTTTATGAATGAATTCATTCCAAACCGTCCCAAACGACTAGAAATAGACCACTGCACTACATGTTCTGCCTAATGTTTGGCCTTCTTTCGGATCATTTACAGCGTGGATTTTCGGATGTTGAAGGCTCTTCACTTACCTGCTTGAGCACCATTTATTTCGGAGAAGAACTTTAATCAGAATCTTACGAGTTGTATGGAGCTACGCATACGCATTGAGTGTATTTATCACAATCTTCTTGTCTACGATAGCCTTCCTTTTACCCCTTTGCAGCTGCATCGCGACTTCCTCGACCAGCACTGCTCACCAGTTTCTCGCGATGCACCGCTCCATGCTTCCGCAACGTGCCCGCGTCAGTAAACCGCACCGAACAGACCGCACACCGGAACGGCTTCTCGCCGGTGTGCGTGCGCCCGTGCACGGTTAGTGCCGTCCGGCACCGAAACCCCCGATTGCAGACCGCGCACACGTGGGGCCGTTCGCCACTgtgccgcgcgcgcttgtgtaTGCGTAGATGGCCCAGCTGAATGAACGTCTGCGAACACTGATCGCACCCGTACGGTCGCGTCTGGCTGTGGATGCGCTCGTGCTGCGCGCGGCAATCCAGCTTGGCAAACACCTTCCCACACTGCCGGCAGGCGTAACGCACCCCCAGCGTGTGCGTATTTTCGTGCCGCTTGAGTGCGTTCGCGGACGTGTAGGTGCGGCCACAGTGGCAGCACTGGAAGCGATCCTTTTCACTACGCCCGATCGCTGGTTTCTGCTGGCTCGATAAGCAATCCTGCTCCGTCAATGCTGTCCCCGTCTCGTCCCCCACATTGTGTGCTCCGCCACGATGGTACAGCCGCACGTGGGACTGTCGATTGCGCTCGGTGCGGAAGCGCAGCGGACAGTAGCTGCACTGGTGCATTCGCTCGTTCGCATCGTGCAGGGCGAAATGTTTATTAATAGCACGCATCGAACGGATCGGTAAGCATCGATCGGTGTCACATGTCGCACAGCGATACGGTATGAGGCCCGCGGCATGCTGTGTGTCCAGATGATGATCTAGCTCCGGCCCTGCCGTGAACTGTTCGCCACAGATGTAACACTTTTCTGTTCCGCGATCAGCTGATCCACTCGCAATCGTAACGTGCTCCTCCATCGGACCCAATCACAGCGCCAATCTTGCCGCGCCTGAAGCTAAACAGACACACCCGAGCGTGATCGTGTCGCGAAGCGTACTGCAAACCCGTTGGCAATCGACCGGCCCGGACCGGACACCGGAACCACCGACACCGGAGGCACGGCAGCATGATTTTCGCGACGAAACTGTTCGGCGAGCCGACTGGCAGGCGGcaggcaaaaataaacaaaccacgGTACGGCTAAAATTAGCCCCGATCTATCGTCTGGCGCATGGCGTGTGACATTAGCCGGGCAAAACGGTCCGTGTGCGTGCTGCGTGTGGAGATGCAGCGGCCAGAAAATCCAGCCAAACCGCGCCGTTCTGCCCGATTCGTACTGCGCGACTTCGGGTATTGTCCCACGGTGCGCGAAGATCGTGACGCGAAACGACGTGAGTGCTCCCCCACTCACCACCGACCGATCGGGGTGGGTGGAACAAAAGCCGATCTCGATCACAATCCAGCTGTACAAATAGCTGGTTTGTGCGAATCCAACGCATTGCATTGAAAAGCAATAAACCGAGCAGTAATgaaccaaacaaaagaaattcGACGGGTTCGGAAAGGGCACGCTTGAAGCTGGATCGTGTTTTAGGTTTGcaaaataatttgtttgtattatttacTAATTCTCTGCCGTTTGGATGATATTTTCTCGCTGGCAGGCTTATGATCTCACCCTCCTCAAGAGGAAGAAACAGCTCGTTGTCACATGGTTTGGTAAATCAAACGTGTTTGATTAGAGCGCTAGAACGTTTTTCCTATTCCTGTTTTTCGTTatcattgttttgttcttatttaaaattcaacatttcaCAACATTTCTTATGAAACCATCAGATATGTTGCGGCTATTTTTAAAtcgatttaaatttttaaattttgttgggACGACATCTTCGTTTCTCGCATGATGTTACGGTTTTGAGCAAAGAAAACCAGTCTTTTGTTCTTTCAGCACCATTTAGCCCGAGTAAAGAACTAAAAAGGTTGCTATAACGCTAAGGAAAACCTCACCAACATGCAAGGAAAATCCCTCCGGAGTTGATACCCTGTCCGAGTTTTGAATCGTattacaacacacaacacactcgtGCCaaattcaatcataataatatttttcaattta comes from the Anopheles coluzzii chromosome 2, AcolN3, whole genome shotgun sequence genome and includes:
- the LOC120949451 gene encoding zinc finger protein 224-like; translation: MEEHVTIASGSADRGTEKCYICGEQFTAGPELDHHLDTQHAAGLIPYRCATCDTDRCLPIRSMRAINKHFALHDANERMHQCSYCPLRFRTERNRQSHVRLYHRGGAHNVGDETGTALTEQDCLSSQQKPAIGRSEKDRFQCCHCGRTYTSANALKRHENTHTLGVRYACRQCGKVFAKLDCRAQHERIHSQTRPYGCDQCSQTFIQLGHLRIHKRARHSGERPHVCAVCNRGFRCRTALTVHGRTHTGEKPFRCAVCSVRFTDAGTLRKHGAVHREKLVSSAGRGSRDAAAKG